Proteins encoded in a region of the Streptomyces sp. Sge12 genome:
- a CDS encoding HNH endonuclease translates to MWPLGRPRHGARDSYEACISRTREMGAQKRRTRLIAAADAVEAAGEAYRSGAAAGSLHGLRPEAFQIPGIGQDEKVVTWLYENGMVKGGPGRAIYDELMSAPEHTCPLCGHGTVSQLDHFMPKSSYPALCVDPLNLIPACSDCNKVKGDTKATRAEELPLHPYFDHIDSEPWLAARVIHEDGSVRLEFYISPPDSWDQVLTNRARNTSSCSTSAKPTPTRPTGTSAKSADCSDSFWPAAEPTPFAPTCSTAQPAH, encoded by the coding sequence ATGTGGCCCCTGGGCCGGCCACGACACGGCGCCCGGGACAGCTACGAGGCCTGCATCTCCCGCACCAGGGAGATGGGCGCCCAAAAGCGCCGCACCCGCCTGATCGCGGCCGCCGACGCCGTCGAGGCGGCCGGCGAGGCATACCGGAGCGGCGCCGCCGCGGGATCCCTGCACGGCCTCAGGCCCGAGGCGTTCCAGATCCCCGGCATCGGCCAGGACGAGAAGGTCGTCACCTGGCTGTACGAGAACGGCATGGTCAAGGGCGGCCCCGGCCGGGCCATCTACGACGAGCTGATGTCCGCCCCCGAACACACGTGCCCGCTGTGCGGGCACGGCACGGTCAGCCAGCTCGACCACTTCATGCCCAAGAGCAGCTACCCAGCCCTGTGCGTGGACCCGCTCAACCTCATACCGGCCTGCTCGGACTGCAACAAGGTCAAAGGCGACACGAAGGCCACCCGGGCTGAGGAGCTGCCTCTCCACCCGTACTTCGACCACATCGACAGCGAGCCGTGGCTCGCCGCCAGGGTGATCCACGAGGACGGCTCCGTACGGCTGGAGTTCTACATCTCCCCACCGGACAGCTGGGACCAGGTCCTGACCAACCGCGCCCGCAACACTTCAAGCTGTTCAACCTCCGCAAAACCTACGCCAACCAGGCCAACCGGTACATCGGCGAAATCCGCGGACTGCTCCGACTCCTTCTGGCCCGCGGCGGAGCCGACGCCGTTCGCGCCCACCTGCTCGACAGCGCAGCCAGCTCACTGA
- a CDS encoding trypco2 family protein, whose protein sequence is MDAVAAVRDELLSAAAQVGEDPGVVFAVGPVEMEFEVELRADAKAKAGFKLWAVGAEAEAGLSRGRTHRVSFTLTPKTASGGDLLVHATRPRQSGPGDTSQRIEG, encoded by the coding sequence GTGGATGCGGTGGCCGCGGTACGCGACGAACTGCTGTCGGCGGCGGCTCAGGTCGGGGAGGATCCTGGGGTGGTGTTCGCGGTGGGGCCGGTGGAGATGGAGTTCGAGGTCGAACTGCGGGCGGACGCGAAGGCGAAGGCCGGGTTCAAGCTGTGGGCGGTCGGTGCCGAGGCCGAGGCCGGGCTGTCTCGTGGGCGCACGCACCGAGTGTCGTTCACCCTCACCCCTAAGACGGCGAGCGGCGGTGATCTGCTGGTACATGCCACGCGGCCTCGCCAGTCCGGCCCCGGGGACACCTCACAGCGCATCGAGGGCTGA